The Flexivirga aerilata sequence CGACCTCGACCACGACCCGCACGGCCGCTCCCGCGCCGTCGTGGACGTCGCCCTCGAGGTGGACGCGCAGCGCTACGCGGACCTCTGGCTCCGCACGGTCGGCGGCAGCTGAGCGCGGCACCCGTTCACACTAAAGTGTCTATCTCTCTTGACTTGTTTGCGTCTATAGCGCTTGACTAAACTGGTGATTGCGGGGAAGCCGAGCCGCGAAGTCCAGAAGATGCTGCGCGACGCGGGCTGGGTCGTCGTTCGCAGGCGTGGTTCGCACACGCATTGGACCTGCCCGACGGCTCGCCACTCGTTCAGCCTCCCGGATGGGCACAAGTCGATCAGTCCTGGAGTCCTGCGGAAGCTGCAGAAGGCCATGAGCGAGTGCAAGGAGAGCGCGTGATGGAGTATGAGATTCACGCCCGCCATGAGGACGGCTGGTGGATGATCGACATCCCTGCCATCGACGGTCTGACTCAGGCACGTCGCCTGGCGGACGTGGAAGCCGAGGCTGCCGACTACATCATGGTTGATCAAGATGTGCCGCCCTCGGCCGTCTCGGTGAAGGTGACGTCAATCGTGGCGGGCGGACATGAATTCGGCGGCGTGCTAGGTGATCTCGTCCTGGTCAGAGCGAAGGCTCGGGAAGCGGAGGCCGAGGCGATGTCACAAGCGCGGCGGGTGGCCCTCGAGTTGGCTGACTCCGACGTTCCGGTGCGGGACATCGGTGCGGCGATCGGAGTGTCATATCAAAGAGCGCACCAGTTGGTGTCGGGGAAGTAGAGCTCCGGCCGCCGCAAGACGAAGGTAGCTGCCGCCGTTGGCGACCACGTCTGCCGCGCAACGGATTTCGTTCGGCACAGCGATTTCATAGCGGAACACCGCGGCCGCGCCGCCCGTTGCGATGGCGTGGACCAGTGGTGGCAGCGCGCGACGGCGACGAACGCGCCGCTGGACGCGCGGGTGACCGCGGCTCTCGCCCTCGTGGCCGCCGCCTGCATCCTCTGGGCTCCTGCGTGGCGCGCGAGCCGGCACGTGGTGACGGTCGCTCACGAGGGTGCGCACGGCGTCGTGGCACTGCTCGCCGGGCGTAGCCTGTCCGGGATACGGCTGCACTCGGACAGCTCAGGCCTCACGGTCTCTCGCGGCCGAGCTCGCGGATTTGGCATGGTCGCAACGCTTTTCGCCGGGTATGTCGGTCCCGGCGTGCTCGGCCTGCTGCTCGCGTCGGTGCTGCACAGCGGTCACGCGGTTGCCGCCCTCTGGTTGCTGCTCGGCGCGCTGACGTTGCTGTTGCTGCAGATTCGCAACCTCTACGGGCTCTGGGTGGTGCTGGTCAGCGGGATCGCGCTCTTCGCGGTCACCTGGTGGCTCTCCGACGACGTGCAGGTCGGTGTGGCGCAGACGATCACCTGGTTCCTGCTCCTTGCCTGCCCGTGGTCAATCATCGACCTGCAACGCACCCGGCGCGCCGGACGCGGGCGCGGCTCCGACCCCGACCAGCTCGCACGCATCACCCCGATCCCGGCCGGGCTGTGGGTCACACTGATGCTCCTTGTCGCGCTCGCCTGCCTGGGTCTCGGCGGATGGCTGATGCTCGCCTGATTCCCGGCATACGCTGGGTTGATGGACCTGGAGGACGTCGACGCCTTCACCCGCACCCTCGCCGGCTGCACGCGGAAGGGCCATCCGGGGCGGCTCGCCTGGTATGGGTCGGCGTGGGACATGCAGCGGCGGCACTGAGCGACCGACCCGCACAATGGAGCGGTGCGCGTCCTCATCTGCAGTGACCACTGGGCCGACCTGTCCGCCGACGCGGTGACCGCCGCGATCGCCGAGGGCTGGCAGCAGCGGCAGCCCGACGTCGAGGTCGAGGCGGTGCCGTTCTCCGCCGGCGGCGTCGGCTTCGTCGACGCGGTGGAGCGGGCACTCGGGGGAGCGGTCGGCGCGGCCGGCCACCTCGACCACGACGGCGTGACCTACCTCGATGCCGCCGAACTCAGCCCGGGCGGCGACTCCACCCGGCTCGGTCACGCCATCGGAGCGGCCCTCGACCAGGGCGCCGGCCGCGTGGTCGTCGGCGTCGGCGAGGTCGCCGGGGTCGACGGAGGGCACGGGCTGATCACCGCACTCGGCGGGCACCCCGACCTCGCTGTCGCGCTGCCGGCGGCCCGTGAGCGGCTCACCGGCATACGGCTGACCGCAGCCTGCGACACCGACATCCCGTTGCTGGGCCTGCAGGGCGCGGCCGCGGCGGCCGTCGAGGGGCTCGGCTGGAGCAAGCAGCAGGCGCAGGACCGCGAGCGATCGATGGGCGCGTATGCCGATCAGGTGCGCCGGCTGATCCCGGCCCGCAAGGACCTGCTCACCGGCAAGGAGCACCGTGCCGACCGCGAGGCAGGAGCCGGAGCGGGCGGCGGCATCGGTTTCGCGCTCGCCGCCCTGGGCGGGCGCCTGCGTCCCGGCCCGGAGCTCTTCGCCGAGACTGTGGGGCTCGCCGACCGCGTCGCCGCGAGCGACCTGGTCGTGGTCGGCACCCGTGTCTTCGACTGGCGCAGCCTGGAGCACGCGGTCGTCGCGACCGTCGTCGGCGCGGCCGGCGACGCCGCCCGACCGTCGCTGGTGCTCGCCGAGCAGGTCGAGGTCGGCCGCCGCGAGACCATGTCGCTCGGGGCGTCCGCGGCATACGCCCTCGTCGACCCGATGAGCCGTCGCCCCGCGCCGGCTCGCGCCGATCTGCCGCAGGCGTTGCAGGCCATGGCGCGCCGACTGGCAGGCACCTGGCGCGGAGTCTGAGCCGGCGACGTACGCTGGTGGGACAGACGCGGGAATGATCGACCGGCACCCACTGTTGGACCTGCTGACCGTGACCCCGTTCATCCGTGCGAGAAGGAATTGATGCAATGAGCGTCGACACCAACGCCACCCAGGCCACCACCGACACCCACGGTGTCGTTCTCACCGACGTCGCCGCCGGCAAGGTCAAGAGCCTGCTCGAGCAGGAGGGTCGCGATGACCTGCGCCTGCGCGTCGGCGTGCAGCCGGGCGGCTGCTCCGGCCTGATCTACCAGCTCTACTTCGACGAGCGCACCCTCGACGGTGACCTCGTGCGTGACTTCGGCGGTGTGGAGGTCGTCGTCGACCGGATGAGCTCCCCCTACCTCGAGGGCGCCACCATCGACTTCGCCGACACCATCGAGAAGCAGGGCTTCACCATCGACAACCCCAACGCGGGCAGCTCCTGCGCCTGCGGCGACAGCTTCAGCTGAGTCTTGGGTCGCTGAGCCCGGGTCCCGGCAGACCAGCACCCGGCCAGCACCCGAAGCAGCACGAAGGGCGGCACCGAACTGTGGGTTCGGTGCCGCCCTTTGTGCTGTCGGCGTGGAGGATAGGTTGTCGGCATGAAGATCGCCGTCACCGGTTCCATCGCGACCGACCATCTGATGACCTTCAAGGGACGCTTCGCCGACTCGCTCGTCGTCGAGCAGCTGGACAAGCTGTCGCTGTCCTTCCTCGCCGAGGACCTGCAGATCCGCCGCGGCGGAGTCGCGGCCAACATCTGTTTCGGGATGGGCAACCTCGGTCTCTCGCCGATCCTGGTCGACGCGGTCGGTGAGGACTTCGCCGACTACCGCTCCTGGCTGGAGCGGCACGGCGTCGACTGCGAGTCGGTCTACGTCTCGCAGACCAAGCACACCGCCCGCTTCGTGTGCACCACCGACGACGACATGGCGCAGATCGCCACCTTCTACGCCGGTGCGATGAGCGAGTCCCGCGAGATCGAGCTCGCCCCGGTCGCGCAGCGCGTGGGCGGCCTCGACCTGGTCATGGTCGGCCCGTCCGACCCGGAGGGCATGCGCCGTCATACGGTCGAGTGTCGGCAGCGGGGCATCCCGTTCATCGCCGACCCGAGTCAGCAACTCGCCTTCGCCGACGGCCCGTTCATCCGTGACCTGATCACCGGCGCCGACTACCTGTTCACCAACGAGTACGAAGCCCACATGACCGAGCAGAAGACCGGCTGGTCGGCCGACGACGTCCTCGGCGAGGTCGGCACCCGGGTGATCACCAAGGGCAAGGACGGCGCGGTGATCCTGCGCAAGGGGGAGGACCCGATCGAGGTGCCGGTGGCCGGCGAGGTCCGGCGGGTCGACCCGACCGGCGTCGGCGACGCGTTCCGCGCGGGCTTCCTCGCCGGGCTCACCTGGCAACTGCCGCTGCGCACCTGCGCCGAGGTCGGCTCGATGCTCGCGACCTACGTGCTGGAGACCGTCGGCACCCAGGAGTACGTGCTGCGCCAGGGCGAGTTCCTGCGCCGGCTCGGGGAGGCGTACGGCGACGACACCGTCGCGGCCGTGGAGCCGCATCTGCAGTGCCCGCGCGCCTGAACCTCAACTCGAGGTTGAATCCCTGACCATGCCGGTCGAGCCGCCGCCCACCGAGTGGAACCTCGGTGACCAGGATCAGCACCTCCCGCAGGATCTGATCGCGGTCGGCGCCGACCTCGCGCCCGGCACCCTGCTCGCCGCCTACCGCAGCGGGCTGTTCCCGATGGGGATCGGCGACGACGGGCGGCCGCCGATCGGCTGGTGGTCGCCGGTCCGCCGCGGCGTATTGCTGCCCGGGGACCACCGGGTCCCGCGGTCGTTGCGACGGTCGCGCCGGCGGTTCCGCGTCAGCACCGACGAGGCCTTCGACGAGGTCGTCGCGGGCTGCGCCGACCCCGGCCGGGACGGCCGCTGGATCACCCGCGACGTCGCGCGGGCCTACGCCCGGCTGCACGACCTCGGCTGGGCGCACTCGATCGAGGTGTGGGACGAGGGAGAGGGGACCGGCGAAACCGGCGAGACGCGCGGGACAGGTGAGCTCGTCGGCGGGCTCTACGGCGTCTGCACCGGCGGGTTGTTCGCGGGGGAGTCGATGTTCCACCGCGCCACCGACGCCAGCAAGGTCGCGCTCTGGGCGCTGGTGGAGTTGTTCTTCGCCGACGGCGACCCGCGGCGGCTGATCGACGTGCAGTGGCAGACCGACCATCTGCGCACGCTGGGGGTCCGGGAGATCGGCCGGCGCGACTATCTGCAGCGGCTGTCCGCCGCGCAGCCCCTCGCCATACCGCCCGTATGGCGCGACGAACCCGCCCGAGGGGTGGGCCCCGCTCCGGCATAAGGCAATTGGGCGCGACGCGGGGCACCGCCCTGGCGACGTGAACGAACGGGCCTGGGATAGGGTTTCCCCGTGCCCGGATCAGACAATCGCCACGTGAAATCCACACGTCGCTCACAGCCCCCGCGGGGCCGTCGGCGTGCAAGGGTCGGCTTCGCCGGCCTGATCGGTCTCAGCGCGCTCGTGCTGACGGGGTGCACCCCCGTGGAGAAGCGCGGCTACCTGCCCGACGGGGTCACCAACCTGTCGAAGCAAATCGAGGATTTCTGGGTGTCCAGCTGGGTCTGGGCGCTGGCCGTCGGTGTGCTGGTCTGGGGCCTGATCCTCTACTGCGTGGTGCGCTACCGTCGCAAGAAGACCGACGTGGGCCTGCCGCCGCAGCTTGCCTACAACGTGCCGATCGAGATCCTCTACACCGTGGTGCCGGTCTTCATGGTCGCCGTGCTCTTCGGCAAGACCGTCGAGCTCGAGAACAAGATGCTCGACACCAGCCAGAAGCCGGACGTCACCGTCAACGTGGTCGGCAAGCAGTGGTCCTGGGACTTCAACTACGTCAACGCCAAGGTGTATGACGCGGGCGTCCAGGCCGACATGACCGCGCCGGACCCGGAGGAGACCATCCCGACGCTCTACCTGCCGGTCAACAAGCGGGTCGAGTTCGTGCTCACCTCCCGCGACGTCATCCACTCCTTCTGGGTCATCCAGTTCCTGCAGAAGATGGACATGATCCCGGGCAAGGTCAACAAGTTCGCGGTGACGCCGACGCAGATCGGCACCTACCAGGGCAAGTGCGCGGAGCTCTGCGGCGCCTACCACTCGCAGATGCTGTTCAACGTCAAGGTCGTCAGCGAGGCCAACTACAACGCCAAGATGGCGCAGCTGCGTCAGCGCGGCAACGTGGGCTTCCTGTCCAACGCACTCGACCGCAACGGTTCGGAGATCGAGTCCAAGGACGCCGGCAAGCTGCAGCAGTACCTGCCGCAGGGCGTCGACAACTCCGAGATCGTCACTGAAGGAGCGAAGTAGCAATGGCGAGCATCGCAACTCCTCGGGTCGGTGACTCCGGCGACACCGGTGACGCGCGCTCGGCGGCGCGCACCCGCACCCGCCACCCCGGGCGCACGATCGTCAAGTGGATCACCGCCACCGACCACAAGGTCATCGGCAACCTCTACTTCATCACCTCGTTCGCGTTCTTCCTGATCGGTGGTGTGCTGGCGCTGCTCATCCGCGCCGAGCTGGTCGCGCCCGGTCTGCAGGTCGTCGACAACCCCGAGCAGTTCAACCAGCTGTTCACCATGCACGGCACGATCATGCTGTTGCTCTTTGCGACACCGCTGTTCGCAGGCTTTGCCAACGCGATCATGCCGCTGCATATCGGTTCGCCCGACGTGGCGTTCCCGCGGCTGAACATGTTCGCCTACTGGCTCTACCTGTTCGGTGCGTGCATCACCACCGCCGGCTTCCTCACCCCGCAGGGTGCGGCCGCCTTCGGCTGGTTCGCCTACGCGCCGCTGTCCAACGCGACCTACAGCCCCGGCCTCGGCGGCAACCTGTGGGTGTTCGGCCTCGCCCTCGCCGGCTTCGGCACCATCCTCGGGTCGGTCAACTTCATCACCACGATCATCTGCATGCGCGCGCCCGGCATGACGATGTTCCGGATGCCGATCTTCACCTGGGGTATCCTCATCACCTCGATCCTCGCGCTGGTCGTCTTCCCGGTGCTCGCCGCGGCGATGTTCGGCCTGGGCGCCGACCGGGTGATGAACGCGCACGTCTTCGATCCGGCGACCGGCGGCGCGATGCTCTGGGAGCACATGTTCTGGTTCTTCGGGCACCCGGAGGTCTACATCATCGCCCTGCCGTTCTTCGGCATCATCTCCGAGGTCCTGCCGGTCTTCTCGCGCAAGCCGATCTTCGGGTACAAGACCCTGGTCTTCGCCACGATCGCCATCGCCGCCCTGTCGGTGAGCGTCTGGGCGCACCACATGTACGCCACCGGCCAGGTGCTGCTGCCGTTCTTCGCCGTCATGACGATGCTCATCGCGGTGCCGACCGGTGTGAAGTTCTTCAACTGGATCGGCACGATGTGGGGCGGCTCGCTCACCTTCGAGACGCCGATGCTGTGGGCGATCGGCTTCCTGGTCACCTTCCTGTTCGGTGGTCTGACCGGCGTGATCCTCGCCAGCCCGGCCCTCGACTTCAACCTGACCGACTCCTACTTCGTGGTGGCGCACTTCCACTACGTGGTGTTCGGCACGGTCGTCTTCGCGATGTTCGCCGGCTGGTACTTCTGGTGGCCCAAGCTGACCGGCCGGATGCTCGACGAGAAGCTCGGCAAGCTGCACTTCTGGCTGCTGTTCATCGGCTTCCACACCACCTTCCTGATCCAGCACTGGCTGGGTGTGAAGGGCATGCCGCGTCGCTACGCCGACTACCTGCCGGCCGACGACTTCCAGTGGATGAACGACATCTCCTCGGTGGGCGCCTTCATCCTCGGCATCTCGATGCTGCCGTTCATGTACAACGTCTGGAAGACCTGGCGCACCGCGCCGATGGTCAACACCGACGACCCGTGGGGTTACGGTGCGTCGCTGGAGTGGGCGACGTCCTGCCCGCCGCCGCGGCACAACTTCGACTCCATCCCGCGGATCCGTTCGGAGCGTCCGGCGTTCGACCTGCACCACCCGGAGGCCGCCGCCTGGTCGGTCAAGGCCGCACCGGACACGCTCTCCCAGCTGGTCGGCTCGGCCGACCACGGTGCCCAGAGTTTCGCCGGCGAGTCCAGCCCCAAGGAGAAGTGACGCTGCCGTGAAGGTCGAATTCAAGCTGTTCACCCTGCTGTTCGCGTTCAGCGCGATCATGGGGGTCATCTACGGCATCTTCTCCAAGTGGGAGGAGCCGGTCGGCACTGTGGCGCTGTTCCTCACGTCCGGGCTGTGCATCATGATCGGCGGGTTCCTGTGGTGGACCGGCCGCAAGATCGACCTGCGTCCGGACGACGATCCGCTCGGGGAGATCTCCGACGTCGAGGGCGACTACGGCTTCTTCAGCCCGCACTCCTGGTGGCCGCTGTTCCTCGGCGCGTCGGGCGCGCTGATGTTCCTCGGTATGGCGGTCGGCTGGTGGCTGGTCATGCTGGCCGTCCCGTTCGTCGCGGTCTCCGCGATCGGCTGGGTCTTCGAGTACTTCCACGGCGAGCACTCCATCTAAAGCCGCTCCCGCACGTAGCTCCGCACGCAACGCCCGCCATACCCCTGCAGGTATGGCGGGCGTCGCGGTGTGCTCACCCGCCGGCGTAGTTGCCGCCCAGCCAGGACACGATGGTCGCCAGCAGCGGCGTCGGGTGATCGGCGCCGGCGCGGTAGCTGGTGACCAGGTCCCACCCGTGGCCACTCGGGGTGGCGACGAAGCGGTGCGGACCCGACGCGGTCGCGGTGGCCGCCTGGAGCGTTGCCGCGTCGGTGTCGGTGTCGTCCTTGCTCGCGGCGACCAGCAGCGGCGTGCGGAGGCCGCGCGCGGCGGTCTTGGCGTCCGGGACGTCGGACCGGTTGGTCGGGCCGGAGAGGTCCACGGTGACGTCGGTACCGGACGTGCGGGCGGTGCCGAGGGCGATCGACCCGCCCATCGACGCGCCGACGACCCCGACCCGCGTGGCGCCGTGGGACCTGGCCCAGTCGACCGCGCCGCGCACCTGCTGGGCGGGGGAGAGCGTGCAGGTCGACTCGCCATACCCGCAGAGGTCGATCGAGAGCGTGCGAATTCCCTTGTCGGCGAACAGCTTCGCGC is a genomic window containing:
- a CDS encoding type II toxin-antitoxin system HicA family toxin, which encodes MIAGKPSREVQKMLRDAGWVVVRRRGSHTHWTCPTARHSFSLPDGHKSISPGVLRKLQKAMSECKESA
- a CDS encoding HicB family toxin-antitoxin system, which produces MMEYEIHARHEDGWWMIDIPAIDGLTQARRLADVEAEAADYIMVDQDVPPSAVSVKVTSIVAGGHEFGGVLGDLVLVRAKAREAEAEAMSQARRVALELADSDVPVRDIGAAIGVSYQRAHQLVSGK
- a CDS encoding M50 family metallopeptidase; its protein translation is MDQWWQRATATNAPLDARVTAALALVAAACILWAPAWRASRHVVTVAHEGAHGVVALLAGRSLSGIRLHSDSSGLTVSRGRARGFGMVATLFAGYVGPGVLGLLLASVLHSGHAVAALWLLLGALTLLLLQIRNLYGLWVVLVSGIALFAVTWWLSDDVQVGVAQTITWFLLLACPWSIIDLQRTRRAGRGRGSDPDQLARITPIPAGLWVTLMLLVALACLGLGGWLMLA
- a CDS encoding glycerate kinase encodes the protein MRVLICSDHWADLSADAVTAAIAEGWQQRQPDVEVEAVPFSAGGVGFVDAVERALGGAVGAAGHLDHDGVTYLDAAELSPGGDSTRLGHAIGAALDQGAGRVVVGVGEVAGVDGGHGLITALGGHPDLAVALPAARERLTGIRLTAACDTDIPLLGLQGAAAAAVEGLGWSKQQAQDRERSMGAYADQVRRLIPARKDLLTGKEHRADREAGAGAGGGIGFALAALGGRLRPGPELFAETVGLADRVAASDLVVVGTRVFDWRSLEHAVVATVVGAAGDAARPSLVLAEQVEVGRRETMSLGASAAYALVDPMSRRPAPARADLPQALQAMARRLAGTWRGV
- a CDS encoding HesB/IscA family protein, translating into MSVDTNATQATTDTHGVVLTDVAAGKVKSLLEQEGRDDLRLRVGVQPGGCSGLIYQLYFDERTLDGDLVRDFGGVEVVVDRMSSPYLEGATIDFADTIEKQGFTIDNPNAGSSCACGDSFS
- a CDS encoding carbohydrate kinase family protein; protein product: MKIAVTGSIATDHLMTFKGRFADSLVVEQLDKLSLSFLAEDLQIRRGGVAANICFGMGNLGLSPILVDAVGEDFADYRSWLERHGVDCESVYVSQTKHTARFVCTTDDDMAQIATFYAGAMSESREIELAPVAQRVGGLDLVMVGPSDPEGMRRHTVECRQRGIPFIADPSQQLAFADGPFIRDLITGADYLFTNEYEAHMTEQKTGWSADDVLGEVGTRVITKGKDGAVILRKGEDPIEVPVAGEVRRVDPTGVGDAFRAGFLAGLTWQLPLRTCAEVGSMLATYVLETVGTQEYVLRQGEFLRRLGEAYGDDTVAAVEPHLQCPRA
- the aat gene encoding leucyl/phenylalanyl-tRNA--protein transferase, whose protein sequence is MPVEPPPTEWNLGDQDQHLPQDLIAVGADLAPGTLLAAYRSGLFPMGIGDDGRPPIGWWSPVRRGVLLPGDHRVPRSLRRSRRRFRVSTDEAFDEVVAGCADPGRDGRWITRDVARAYARLHDLGWAHSIEVWDEGEGTGETGETRGTGELVGGLYGVCTGGLFAGESMFHRATDASKVALWALVELFFADGDPRRLIDVQWQTDHLRTLGVREIGRRDYLQRLSAAQPLAIPPVWRDEPARGVGPAPA
- the coxB gene encoding cytochrome c oxidase subunit II, whose amino-acid sequence is MKSTRRSQPPRGRRRARVGFAGLIGLSALVLTGCTPVEKRGYLPDGVTNLSKQIEDFWVSSWVWALAVGVLVWGLILYCVVRYRRKKTDVGLPPQLAYNVPIEILYTVVPVFMVAVLFGKTVELENKMLDTSQKPDVTVNVVGKQWSWDFNYVNAKVYDAGVQADMTAPDPEETIPTLYLPVNKRVEFVLTSRDVIHSFWVIQFLQKMDMIPGKVNKFAVTPTQIGTYQGKCAELCGAYHSQMLFNVKVVSEANYNAKMAQLRQRGNVGFLSNALDRNGSEIESKDAGKLQQYLPQGVDNSEIVTEGAK
- the ctaD gene encoding cytochrome c oxidase subunit I codes for the protein MASIATPRVGDSGDTGDARSAARTRTRHPGRTIVKWITATDHKVIGNLYFITSFAFFLIGGVLALLIRAELVAPGLQVVDNPEQFNQLFTMHGTIMLLLFATPLFAGFANAIMPLHIGSPDVAFPRLNMFAYWLYLFGACITTAGFLTPQGAAAFGWFAYAPLSNATYSPGLGGNLWVFGLALAGFGTILGSVNFITTIICMRAPGMTMFRMPIFTWGILITSILALVVFPVLAAAMFGLGADRVMNAHVFDPATGGAMLWEHMFWFFGHPEVYIIALPFFGIISEVLPVFSRKPIFGYKTLVFATIAIAALSVSVWAHHMYATGQVLLPFFAVMTMLIAVPTGVKFFNWIGTMWGGSLTFETPMLWAIGFLVTFLFGGLTGVILASPALDFNLTDSYFVVAHFHYVVFGTVVFAMFAGWYFWWPKLTGRMLDEKLGKLHFWLLFIGFHTTFLIQHWLGVKGMPRRYADYLPADDFQWMNDISSVGAFILGISMLPFMYNVWKTWRTAPMVNTDDPWGYGASLEWATSCPPPRHNFDSIPRIRSERPAFDLHHPEAAAWSVKAAPDTLSQLVGSADHGAQSFAGESSPKEK
- a CDS encoding cytochrome c oxidase subunit 4, which codes for MKVEFKLFTLLFAFSAIMGVIYGIFSKWEEPVGTVALFLTSGLCIMIGGFLWWTGRKIDLRPDDDPLGEISDVEGDYGFFSPHSWWPLFLGASGALMFLGMAVGWWLVMLAVPFVAVSAIGWVFEYFHGEHSI
- a CDS encoding alpha/beta hydrolase family protein → MRARLALVLSTVLLAGCGSSGSGAGGAESGSDAPSASTTVTPTGTSTGTPSGVPAPPSSATSSTPVSLVDRCGDIAAGTRRVALTVAGQRLSAAERGTGSTVAVLLHQTNGDGLCGWTTGAKLFADKGIRTLSIDLCGYGESTCTLSPAQQVRGAVDWARSHGATRVGVVGASMGGSIALGTARTSGTDVTVDLSGPTNRSDVPDAKTAARGLRTPLLVAASKDDTDTDAATLQAATATASGPHRFVATPSGHGWDLVTSYRAGADHPTPLLATIVSWLGGNYAGG